From Leptospira langatensis, the proteins below share one genomic window:
- a CDS encoding efflux RND transporter periplasmic adaptor subunit → MKTLIERSKTSKILFLISSLLIFTVLFSCGKAKDIYYCPMHPTYTSDRPGTCPICNMDLVKKEDHADHSSGSDHASHELNPNGSEFDSSPEANSNEDLSLSFEKQQSIGIKTDIAKVRNLTKQFRAYSNVAYDPELYTALTEYKESVRSSAALAEFGSGLNIRNLQLRLQQLGLSQEQIRVWTSGGRDPSELILGGKGGRAHIYSQIYESDLSFAKPGLSVIFKTDAYPDQEFKGKIKSVDTILDKNTRTLRLRSEVSDPSHLLKPQMFGEVLVQIQVPHVLSIPSSAILDTGTRKIVYTQIGPDKFRAIEIETGRIIDPWTEIKSGLKTEERVVTESTFLLDSEAKIRFGSKTHSH, encoded by the coding sequence ATGAAAACTCTTATAGAACGAAGCAAGACCTCTAAAATCCTTTTCCTGATTTCCAGTCTTTTGATCTTTACAGTCCTATTCTCCTGTGGAAAAGCAAAGGACATTTACTATTGTCCCATGCATCCGACATACACTTCGGATAGACCTGGAACTTGCCCCATCTGCAATATGGATCTGGTCAAGAAAGAGGATCACGCAGATCATTCGTCCGGATCGGATCATGCAAGCCATGAATTGAACCCGAATGGTTCAGAATTCGATTCTTCTCCCGAAGCAAATTCGAACGAGGATCTTTCCCTTTCTTTCGAAAAACAGCAGTCTATTGGGATCAAAACTGATATCGCTAAGGTGCGAAATCTAACGAAACAGTTTCGAGCCTATTCCAATGTAGCGTACGATCCCGAATTGTATACTGCCCTCACGGAATACAAGGAATCTGTTCGCTCATCCGCAGCACTTGCAGAATTCGGATCCGGTCTGAATATTAGAAATTTGCAATTGAGGTTACAGCAACTTGGGCTTTCCCAAGAACAGATCCGAGTTTGGACATCAGGAGGGAGAGATCCTTCCGAACTGATCCTTGGGGGAAAGGGGGGAAGGGCCCATATCTATTCCCAGATCTATGAGTCGGACCTTTCTTTTGCTAAGCCTGGGCTTAGTGTGATATTCAAAACGGATGCGTATCCTGATCAGGAATTCAAAGGGAAGATAAAAAGCGTAGATACTATCTTAGATAAGAATACAAGGACTCTACGCTTACGAAGCGAGGTTTCGGACCCTTCTCATCTGCTTAAACCCCAAATGTTCGGCGAGGTCCTAGTACAGATCCAAGTTCCTCATGTACTGAGTATCCCGAGTTCTGCGATCTTAGATACAGGTACAAGAAAGATCGTCTATACTCAGATTGGTCCGGACAAATTTCGAGCGATAGAAATAGAGACTGGAAGGATCATCGATCCTTGGACTGAGATCAAATCCGGTTTAAAGACAGAAGAAAGAGTAGTTACAGAGTCCACCTTTCTACTCGACTCGGAAGCAAAGATCCGATTCGGATCCAAAACACATTCACATTGA